The proteins below come from a single Holdemania massiliensis genomic window:
- the yaaA gene encoding S4 domain-containing protein YaaA — translation MIKIDTEFITLGQLLKMTDWISSGGEAKFAVKELKIQVNGESENRRGRKLYPGDQISIEDKRYTIER, via the coding sequence ATGATCAAAATCGATACGGAATTCATTACCCTGGGACAGCTGCTGAAAATGACGGATTGGATCTCCTCCGGGGGCGAAGCCAAGTTTGCCGTGAAAGAATTAAAGATTCAGGTCAATGGTGAATCTGAAAATCGCCGCGGCCGCAAGCTTTATCCAGGGGACCAAATCAGTATCGAGGACAAGCGCTATACGATCGAACGATGA
- the recF gene encoding DNA replication/repair protein RecF (All proteins in this family for which functions are known are DNA-binding proteins that assist the filamentation of RecA onto DNA for the initiation of recombination or recombinational repair.) — protein sequence MKINQIRLKNFRNYDSCQLFPDPHMNVIIGKNAQGKTNLLESIVLLSTTRSHRAMRDQDMIREGQEFCKAECRLNTEPEMVLSAVIHGKGKTLMIHQKPVSRSSEFIGKLNAVLFAPSDLELFEAPPKVRRRLMDVEIGKVSPRYMQALSAMMKLLKERNSLLKQERIDLAMLEVLDQQMIEQELTLIAMRRQFIAKMNASLSLKYNALAGENATVSAAYHTITEKTELHAMREELARKLLENRERDRILKITSSGVHRDDLSFQLNDRDVLSYASQGQRRMIVLAWKLSLIDFITDQLNELPVLLLDDVLSELDQQKRVNLFSLISPEIQTFITTTEIADLLPFLPRKPKIAEIDCGQIRPWKEDMN from the coding sequence ATGAAGATCAATCAGATCCGCCTGAAGAATTTCAGAAACTATGATTCCTGCCAGCTGTTTCCGGATCCGCATATGAACGTGATCATCGGAAAAAATGCGCAGGGTAAAACCAATCTGCTGGAAAGCATCGTACTGCTTTCGACGACACGATCTCACCGGGCGATGCGGGATCAGGATATGATCCGCGAGGGGCAGGAATTCTGCAAAGCGGAATGCCGTCTGAATACCGAACCGGAGATGGTGCTGTCAGCGGTGATTCATGGAAAAGGAAAAACGCTGATGATTCATCAGAAGCCGGTTTCCCGATCCAGTGAATTCATCGGAAAGCTAAACGCGGTGCTGTTTGCGCCTTCGGATTTGGAACTGTTTGAGGCGCCGCCGAAGGTTAGGCGCCGGCTGATGGATGTTGAAATCGGCAAGGTTTCCCCGCGGTACATGCAGGCATTAAGCGCGATGATGAAGCTTCTAAAAGAACGCAACAGCCTGTTGAAACAGGAGCGGATCGACTTAGCGATGCTGGAAGTTTTAGATCAGCAGATGATCGAACAGGAGCTGACCTTGATTGCCATGCGCCGTCAGTTTATCGCTAAAATGAATGCGAGTCTAAGCCTGAAATACAATGCGCTGGCAGGAGAAAATGCCACGGTGAGCGCGGCCTACCATACGATAACCGAAAAAACAGAATTGCATGCCATGCGTGAAGAATTAGCGCGGAAGCTTTTGGAGAATCGGGAACGTGATCGGATCTTAAAGATAACGTCCAGCGGAGTTCATCGGGATGATCTGAGCTTTCAGCTCAATGACCGCGATGTGCTGAGCTATGCCTCGCAAGGGCAGCGGCGGATGATCGTTCTGGCCTGGAAGCTGTCCCTGATCGACTTCATTACCGATCAGCTCAACGAGCTGCCTGTGCTGCTTTTAGATGATGTGTTATCGGAGCTTGACCAACAGAAAAGGGTAAACCTTTTTTCTTTGATTTCCCCGGAAATTCAAACGTTTATTACGACGACAGAAATTGCGGATCTGCTTCCGTTTCTGCCGCGAAAACCAAAAATTGCAGAAATAGATTGCGGTCAGATACGACCTTGGAAGGAGGACATGAATTAA
- the gyrB gene encoding DNA topoisomerase (ATP-hydrolyzing) subunit B, whose product MEKPVEHSYTSHDIQVLEGLEAVRKRPGMYIGSTSEKGLHHLVWEIVDNSIDEALAGYATDIEVTVDKNNIVTVADNGRGMPVEIHEKTGISTVETIFTVLHAGGKFGGGAYKVSGGLHGVGASVVNALSEWLEVTVYKEGKVFFIRFENGGQAVAPLKQIGTCDPEKHGSLVRFKADPTIFTETVAYNHDVLYDRLRQIAFLNKGIKLLFTDERMEEEAKRSHTFLYEGGLKEYIAFLNKNKSPIHEEIIYVEGEQDNIQVEIAMQYNDGYVPNVYSFCNNINTGEGGTHEEGFKLALNRTLNSYAKEAGLLKKDEEGLQSDDVREGLTAIISVKHPDPQYEGQTKTKLGNVEVRKIVSNILGEQLERFLMENPNSAKLIIEKAQLASKARLAAKKARELTRRKSALEISSLPGKLADCSSKNAEICEIYLVEGDSAGGSAKQGRNSKFQAILPLRGKILNVEKARLHRIFDNNEIRSMITAFGAGVGEEVDVTKLRYHKIVIMTDADVDGAHIRTLLLTFLYRYLRPVVEGGFVYIAQPPLYKIQKGQQVRYAYSDDELNKAKGEMGDRLNIQRYKGLGEMNPEQLWETTMDPEVRTLIQVTIEDAMDADAVFSMLMGDEVEPRRNFIQENAHFVKNLDI is encoded by the coding sequence ATGGAAAAACCAGTAGAGCATTCTTATACCTCGCATGACATTCAAGTGCTGGAGGGGTTAGAGGCGGTCAGAAAGCGGCCTGGCATGTATATCGGTTCAACTTCAGAAAAGGGCCTGCATCATCTGGTCTGGGAAATCGTGGACAACTCGATTGATGAAGCTTTAGCCGGATATGCTACAGATATTGAAGTCACCGTCGATAAGAACAATATTGTCACGGTTGCGGATAACGGGCGCGGCATGCCTGTTGAGATTCATGAGAAAACCGGGATTTCGACGGTAGAAACGATATTCACCGTCCTGCATGCCGGCGGAAAGTTCGGCGGCGGAGCCTATAAAGTTTCCGGCGGTCTGCATGGGGTCGGCGCTTCCGTCGTCAATGCGTTAAGCGAATGGCTGGAAGTCACGGTATATAAAGAAGGCAAGGTTTTCTTTATCCGTTTTGAAAATGGCGGCCAAGCTGTAGCGCCATTGAAGCAGATCGGTACTTGTGATCCAGAAAAGCACGGCAGCTTAGTTCGGTTTAAGGCGGATCCGACGATCTTTACGGAAACCGTAGCGTACAATCACGATGTCCTGTATGACCGGCTGCGTCAGATAGCTTTCTTAAACAAAGGGATCAAGCTGTTATTTACCGACGAGCGGATGGAAGAGGAAGCCAAGCGGTCGCATACCTTTCTGTATGAAGGCGGCTTAAAAGAATACATCGCATTCTTAAATAAAAATAAATCGCCGATCCATGAAGAAATTATTTATGTGGAAGGTGAACAGGATAACATTCAGGTTGAAATCGCGATGCAGTACAATGATGGATACGTTCCGAATGTGTATTCATTCTGCAACAACATCAACACCGGAGAAGGCGGCACGCATGAGGAAGGCTTCAAGCTGGCGCTGAACCGAACATTGAACAGTTATGCTAAAGAGGCGGGCCTGCTGAAAAAAGATGAGGAAGGTCTGCAGAGTGATGACGTCAGGGAAGGTCTAACGGCTATCATTTCCGTCAAGCATCCGGATCCGCAGTATGAAGGACAGACCAAAACCAAATTGGGCAACGTTGAGGTGCGTAAAATTGTATCCAACATTCTGGGCGAGCAGCTGGAACGCTTCCTGATGGAAAATCCGAACAGCGCCAAGCTGATCATTGAAAAAGCCCAGCTGGCTTCCAAGGCCCGTTTGGCAGCGAAAAAAGCGCGGGAACTGACCCGCCGCAAGAGTGCTTTGGAAATCAGTTCACTGCCGGGAAAACTGGCTGACTGTTCCAGCAAAAACGCGGAAATCTGCGAAATTTACCTGGTGGAAGGGGACTCCGCCGGCGGCAGCGCGAAGCAGGGAAGAAATTCCAAGTTTCAGGCGATTCTGCCGCTGCGCGGAAAGATTTTAAACGTTGAAAAGGCACGACTGCACCGAATTTTTGACAACAATGAAATCCGTTCGATGATCACGGCGTTCGGCGCCGGCGTGGGCGAGGAAGTGGATGTCACCAAGCTGCGCTATCATAAAATTGTTATCATGACCGATGCCGATGTCGACGGCGCGCATATCCGCACGCTGCTGCTGACATTCCTGTATCGTTATTTGCGTCCGGTCGTGGAAGGCGGATTCGTCTATATTGCCCAGCCGCCGCTGTATAAGATTCAAAAGGGCCAACAGGTTCGTTATGCTTACTCTGATGATGAATTGAATAAGGCGAAAGGGGAAATGGGCGACCGGCTGAACATTCAGCGCTACAAAGGTCTGGGTGAAATGAATCCGGAACAGCTGTGGGAAACGACCATGGATCCGGAAGTCAGAACGCTGATTCAGGTCACGATTGAAGACGCGATGGATGCGGATGCCGTATTCTCGATGCTGATGGGCGATGAAGTCGAACCGCGCCGCAACTTTATTCAGGAAAACGCCCATTTCGTTAAGAATTTAGATATTTAA
- the gyrA gene encoding DNA gyrase subunit A, giving the protein MDENNFNHGNIKTTNISSEMRTSFLDYSMSVIVARALPDVRDGMKPVHRRILYAMNDLGIVADKPHKKSARIVGEVIGKYHPHGDTAVYETMVRMAQDFSYRYPLVDGHGNFGSVDGDGAAAMRYTEARMSKISMELLRDINKDTVDWMDNYDGEEHEPVVLPCRFPNLLVNGTTGIAVGMATNIPPHNLGETIDAVFAIMDNPDITVMELMEDYISGPDFPTGGYILGRAGIKQAYETGRGSIMIRSKVQVEDMPNGKKQIIVTEIPYVVNKAALVEKIASLVREKLIEGITDLRDESNMEGIRIVIELRKDVQSDVILNQLYRMTSLQTSFGVNMIVLVDNAPRQLGLKDVLQCYLDHQIDVTVRRTRFELKKAEDRAHILEGLKIALDHIDEIITLIRNSKDTSIAMNGLMENFGLSEIQAKAILDMQFRRLTGLERQKIEEEYDGLMAQITDLKDILNNHSRVLEIIRTELSEIKEKYNDKRRSEIIDAEIDMQDEDLIPQEDVVITMTVNGYVKRIPVDTYRLQNRGGKGIKGMSMHEDDIVDQFLTMMTHDYLLMFTNLGKVYRIKGYQVPLASRTSKGIPIVNLLNLDKNEKVLAMVPVERENSPAKFLFFVTAQGIVKRVPIEEFENIRQSGKIAINLRDGDELISAKPTTGSSQILIAAANGQAIRFNETDVRPMGRTATGVKGFNVNGSRVIGMTTDFEGQYILSVTEKGYGKKSKLEDYRMTNRGGKGVKTVQVTEKNGPLVFLRAVNGDEDCLIMTNEGIVIRISLEKVSVYSRNTQGVKLISVEDDQSVSTVAIVYKSEDDEETEEDTENNEFNSELEGETAGVSEAESTVNSESEDIAE; this is encoded by the coding sequence ATGGATGAGAATAACTTTAATCATGGAAATATAAAAACAACCAATATTTCCAGTGAAATGCGGACATCCTTTCTGGATTACTCCATGTCCGTTATTGTCGCACGAGCGCTGCCGGATGTTCGGGATGGCATGAAGCCTGTTCACCGCCGCATTTTATATGCCATGAATGACTTAGGCATTGTTGCCGACAAACCGCATAAGAAATCAGCGCGTATTGTCGGTGAAGTCATCGGTAAGTATCACCCACATGGAGATACGGCAGTTTATGAAACAATGGTGCGCATGGCACAGGATTTCAGCTACCGCTATCCATTAGTCGACGGTCACGGCAACTTTGGTTCTGTTGACGGCGATGGTGCGGCGGCGATGCGATATACCGAAGCGCGTATGTCCAAAATTTCCATGGAGCTGCTTCGTGATATCAACAAGGATACGGTTGACTGGATGGATAACTATGACGGGGAAGAACATGAACCGGTAGTTCTGCCTTGCCGTTTTCCGAACTTACTCGTCAATGGTACGACCGGCATTGCGGTCGGCATGGCAACCAACATTCCGCCGCATAATCTCGGTGAAACCATCGACGCTGTTTTTGCGATCATGGATAATCCGGATATCACCGTCATGGAATTGATGGAAGACTACATCAGCGGTCCGGATTTTCCTACCGGCGGCTATATTTTAGGCCGGGCTGGAATTAAGCAGGCTTATGAAACCGGCCGCGGATCCATCATGATTCGATCCAAGGTTCAGGTCGAAGACATGCCCAATGGCAAGAAACAGATTATTGTTACGGAAATTCCGTATGTTGTCAATAAAGCGGCACTGGTTGAGAAAATTGCCAGTTTGGTTCGTGAAAAGCTGATTGAAGGCATCACGGATCTGCGTGATGAATCCAACATGGAAGGCATTCGGATCGTGATTGAGCTGCGAAAAGATGTCCAGAGTGATGTCATTTTGAATCAGTTGTACCGCATGACTTCTTTGCAGACGTCCTTTGGTGTGAATATGATTGTCTTAGTGGACAATGCACCGCGTCAGCTGGGTTTGAAAGACGTGCTGCAATGTTATCTCGATCATCAGATCGACGTCACTGTACGCCGGACTCGCTTTGAACTGAAAAAAGCGGAAGATCGTGCACATATCTTGGAAGGCTTGAAGATTGCGCTGGATCACATTGATGAAATCATCACGCTGATCCGAAATTCCAAGGATACTTCGATCGCGATGAACGGCTTGATGGAAAATTTCGGTCTGAGTGAAATCCAGGCGAAAGCGATCCTCGATATGCAGTTCAGACGGCTTACCGGTTTGGAACGGCAGAAGATTGAAGAAGAATATGACGGCTTGATGGCACAGATTACAGATTTAAAAGATATTCTGAACAATCACAGCCGGGTTCTGGAAATCATTCGTACCGAATTGTCGGAAATCAAGGAAAAATACAATGATAAGCGTCGTTCTGAAATCATCGACGCGGAAATTGATATGCAGGATGAAGATTTGATTCCGCAGGAAGACGTTGTCATCACGATGACGGTCAATGGCTATGTCAAACGGATTCCAGTCGATACCTATCGTCTGCAGAACCGCGGCGGCAAGGGCATCAAAGGCATGAGCATGCATGAAGATGATATTGTTGATCAGTTCTTGACGATGATGACGCATGATTACCTGCTGATGTTTACCAACCTGGGAAAAGTCTATCGGATTAAGGGATATCAAGTTCCGCTGGCTTCCCGGACATCGAAGGGAATCCCGATTGTCAATCTGCTGAATCTCGATAAGAATGAAAAAGTTCTGGCGATGGTTCCGGTTGAACGGGAGAATTCTCCAGCGAAATTCTTATTCTTCGTTACTGCTCAGGGAATTGTCAAACGGGTACCGATTGAAGAGTTTGAAAATATTCGTCAGTCAGGAAAGATTGCGATTAATCTGCGCGATGGCGATGAATTGATCAGTGCGAAGCCGACGACCGGCAGCAGTCAGATTCTGATTGCGGCGGCCAATGGTCAGGCGATTCGCTTTAACGAAACGGATGTTCGTCCGATGGGCCGAACCGCTACGGGTGTTAAGGGCTTCAATGTGAACGGCAGCCGGGTTATCGGCATGACCACCGATTTTGAAGGTCAGTATATCCTGTCAGTCACGGAAAAAGGTTATGGTAAGAAATCCAAGCTGGAAGATTACCGCATGACCAACCGCGGTGGCAAGGGGGTTAAGACGGTTCAGGTGACCGAGAAGAATGGTCCGCTGGTCTTCCTGCGTGCGGTTAACGGCGATGAAGACTGTCTGATAATGACGAATGAAGGCATTGTCATTCGTATCAGTCTGGAAAAGGTTTCGGTTTACAGTCGGAATACTCAGGGTGTAAAATTGATTTCCGTTGAAGATGACCAGAGCGTTTCTACTGTGGCTATCGTTTATAAATCAGAAGACGATGAAGAAACAGAAGAGGATACGGAGAACAACGAATTCAATTCAGAGCTTGAAGGAGAAACAGCCGGGGTTTCAGAAGCGGAATCAACGGTGAACTCCGAATCGGAAGATATTGCTGAATAG
- a CDS encoding helix-turn-helix transcriptional regulator produces the protein MFEWQKQIQIIVDEIDESIKQHQDEALTLHNLAQRLGYSEFYMTRKFKAISGMVFRDYLRYRKLAFALKEVRDSKKSMIEIAFSYGFSSHEAFTRAFKRMYGITPSQYRKNPKPVILRTKIHSFDRYFLGLGEIGMMKTTEDLKIYFVTIPAHQFLHIKNYESNGYWDFWQKQSLIPGQDQATICGLLDSIKGKLDDEGGSDTDSGSGQVMAYINDPQGRLCDWGFPRIECYGVRLPLDYQGDIPDSMTLTTIPEAEYLVFEHGPFNYEQENRSIEEQVEKAMAEFDFTETEYCYDTTTPGRIVYFYFNPERFWKYIRPVRKIAD, from the coding sequence ATGTTTGAGTGGCAGAAGCAAATTCAGATAATCGTGGATGAGATTGATGAAAGCATAAAGCAGCATCAGGATGAAGCGCTGACATTGCATAATCTTGCACAGCGATTGGGTTATTCTGAATTTTACATGACACGGAAATTCAAAGCTATTTCCGGTATGGTCTTTCGGGATTATCTGCGATATCGAAAACTGGCTTTCGCATTGAAAGAAGTGCGTGACAGCAAGAAAAGTATGATTGAAATTGCATTCAGCTATGGATTTTCTTCCCATGAGGCCTTTACCCGAGCCTTTAAGCGAATGTATGGGATCACACCCAGTCAGTATCGAAAAAATCCAAAGCCTGTCATTCTGCGCACAAAAATTCATTCCTTCGACCGTTACTTTTTAGGATTAGGAGAAATTGGAATGATGAAAACAACAGAAGACTTAAAAATTTACTTTGTCACAATTCCGGCGCATCAGTTTTTACACATTAAAAATTATGAAAGTAATGGTTATTGGGATTTCTGGCAGAAACAAAGCTTAATTCCAGGGCAGGATCAAGCTACGATTTGTGGTTTGCTAGACAGTATTAAAGGTAAATTGGATGATGAAGGTGGAAGTGATACGGACAGCGGAAGCGGCCAGGTGATGGCGTATATCAATGATCCGCAGGGAAGACTCTGTGATTGGGGATTTCCTCGCATTGAATGTTATGGCGTTCGTCTGCCTCTTGATTATCAGGGGGATATTCCTGATTCGATGACGTTGACAACGATTCCGGAAGCAGAATATCTTGTTTTTGAACATGGACCATTTAATTACGAACAAGAAAACCGCAGTATTGAGGAACAAGTTGAAAAAGCCATGGCTGAATTCGATTTCACGGAAACAGAATATTGTTACGATACAACAACACCGGGGAGAATCGTATATTTCTATTTTAATCCTGAGCGGTTTTGGAAATATATTCGGCCTGTTCGTAAAATTGCTGATTAA
- the serS gene encoding serine--tRNA ligase: MLDINLLRTNPEVVKENIKKKFQNQKLELVDKVVELDRQFRKAKTDGDSLRGQRNAISKQIGGFMKQGLKDKAEEAKKEVANIAKQLADLEVKEEELAAEIKKIMLVLPNIIDETVPIGKDDSENVEIEKFGEPVVPEYEIPYHTDIMEAFDGIDLDSARKTSGNGFYYLKGDIARLHSAILSYARDFMIDRGFTYYIPPFMIRSDVVTGVMSFAEMENMMYKIEGEDLYLIGTSEHSMIGKFIDTIIDEEKLPQTLTSYSPCFRKEVGAHGIEERGVYRIHQFEKQEMIVVCKPEDSKYWYDQLWKNSVDFFRSLDIPVRTLECCSGDLADLKVKSCDVEAWSPRQKKYFEVGSCSNLGDAQARRLGIRVQGKEGKYFAHTLNNTVVAPPRMLIAFLENNLNADGTVNIPEPLRMYMGGKTKIEKK; the protein is encoded by the coding sequence ATGCTGGACATTAATTTGTTGCGTACAAATCCAGAAGTAGTCAAAGAAAACATTAAAAAGAAGTTTCAGAATCAAAAATTGGAATTAGTCGATAAGGTTGTTGAGCTGGATCGCCAATTCCGAAAAGCGAAGACTGACGGTGACAGCTTAAGAGGGCAAAGAAATGCCATCAGCAAGCAAATCGGCGGATTTATGAAGCAAGGACTTAAAGACAAGGCAGAAGAGGCCAAGAAAGAAGTCGCTAATATTGCTAAGCAGTTAGCTGATTTAGAAGTGAAGGAAGAGGAACTGGCAGCCGAAATTAAAAAAATCATGCTTGTTCTTCCGAATATCATTGATGAAACAGTTCCGATTGGCAAAGATGACAGCGAAAATGTGGAAATTGAGAAATTTGGTGAGCCGGTTGTGCCTGAATATGAAATTCCATACCATACCGACATTATGGAAGCTTTCGATGGCATTGATCTGGATAGCGCACGGAAGACAAGCGGCAATGGATTCTACTATTTGAAAGGCGATATTGCCCGACTGCACTCTGCAATCCTGTCTTATGCCCGTGATTTCATGATTGATCGGGGATTTACTTACTACATTCCGCCATTCATGATCCGCAGTGATGTTGTAACAGGAGTTATGAGCTTTGCGGAAATGGAAAATATGATGTATAAAATTGAAGGAGAAGATCTGTATTTGATCGGAACGAGTGAACATTCCATGATTGGCAAGTTCATCGACACGATTATTGATGAAGAGAAGCTCCCGCAGACATTAACCTCGTATTCTCCTTGCTTCCGTAAGGAAGTAGGCGCTCATGGAATTGAAGAACGCGGTGTTTACCGTATTCATCAATTTGAAAAACAGGAAATGATCGTTGTCTGCAAACCAGAAGATTCTAAATACTGGTATGATCAGCTTTGGAAGAACTCCGTTGATTTCTTCCGTTCCTTGGATATTCCTGTAAGAACTCTGGAATGTTGTTCCGGAGATCTGGCTGACTTAAAAGTGAAGAGCTGTGATGTTGAGGCATGGTCGCCGCGGCAGAAGAAGTATTTTGAAGTTGGAAGCTGTTCTAATCTGGGTGATGCTCAGGCTCGCCGCCTTGGAATTCGTGTTCAGGGTAAGGAAGGCAAATACTTTGCGCATACCTTGAATAATACCGTTGTTGCACCGCCAAGAATGCTGATTGCTTTCCTGGAGAATAACTTAAATGCCGATGGAACAGTGAATATTCCTGAACCATTGAGAATGTATATGGGCGGAAAGACTAAAATCGAGAAAAAGTAG
- a CDS encoding N-acetyltransferase, giving the protein MIRKMEERDLDRVIQIWLEGNLQAHPFINSGYWKSNLRLVREMLPRSQVFIDEQGGIITGFMGLNGNKIEGLFVNSNFQSKGIGRSLVQLAKSIHNELTLCAYKKNKKAIAFYNQAGFSVIEQRIEEETQEEELLMRWKKSY; this is encoded by the coding sequence ATGATAAGAAAGATGGAAGAAAGAGATCTGGATCGGGTTATTCAGATCTGGTTAGAAGGTAATCTTCAGGCACATCCCTTTATTAATTCTGGTTATTGGAAATCCAATCTGAGATTAGTTCGTGAGATGCTGCCGAGGAGTCAGGTGTTTATTGATGAACAAGGAGGAATTATCACTGGTTTTATGGGATTGAATGGCAACAAAATTGAAGGCCTATTTGTTAATTCGAACTTTCAATCGAAAGGTATCGGACGTTCTCTGGTACAGTTGGCAAAATCAATCCATAATGAATTAACCTTATGTGCCTATAAAAAGAATAAGAAGGCAATCGCATTCTATAATCAAGCAGGTTTTAGCGTTATTGAACAGCGAATAGAGGAAGAAACACAGGAAGAGGAATTGCTTATGAGGTGGAAGAAATCTTATTGA